Part of the Mustelus asterias unplaced genomic scaffold, sMusAst1.hap1.1 HAP1_SCAFFOLD_1491, whole genome shotgun sequence genome, cggaaaatcccacccgaagccaacggaattttccatggtccacccctcgcccgctgcgATTCTCGTGGCGGGCAAGGCGTGGCAAGATTCCAGCCGTAATCTGATTATTAtttgattgctgtttgtggaatcttgctgtgcacaatctggctgctgcgtttcctacactACAATAGCCTCGACACTTCAAAAAGTGTTTCATTGGCCGTGAAGTGCTCCTGGGACCTCCTAGAATTGTAGAAGGGTCTTTAGAAATGTAAGTTCTTTGTTTCCCTCACTAACCACCacccacctccacacacacacacccacctccacacatacacacccacctcCTTAGTCCCCCCTGTTGTGGGTGTCAGGTGAGGAGAGGATTGAATTCTGGCATCTCTCtgaacgtggagatgccggcgttggactggggtgaacacagtaagaagtctccaacaccaggttaaagtccaatagatttatttggtagcaaataccattagctttcggagcgctgctccttcgtcagatggagtggtctctgttctcaaacagtgcacagagacacaaaatcaagttacagaatactgattagaatgcgaatccctacagccagccaggtcttaaagatacagacaatgttctgtctggagacaatacacatctctttaacctgtgtttaatgctccctccacccacattgtctgtacctttaagacctggctggctgtaaggattcgcattctaatcagtattctgtaacttgattttgtgtctctgtgcactgtttgagagcacatttccactccatctgacgaaggagcagcgctccgaaagcgaatggcacttgctaccaaataaacctgttggactttaacctggtgttgtgagacttcttactgtctccctGAACTCCTGAACACCCAGAGGTGAGCTACAGTCACATGAGCACAGTACATTCAAGGCTGTCAGTGCACAGCGATAAACAGGGGCTGAAAATCTCCTGAAGGTGGCTGGTGTGCCAATGCGGggttaaaataatttttttaaaagctcgacgCCCACTTAAATTGATCCAACCTTAATTTGTGAGCAACTGGAAAGAGCTTTCTGGAGTTTCGCAGGACACATTcttgacacagtgagctgggtgtTATCTTATCTCGCTCACTTAGTTACAAAACAAATCAATAAATGTCAATTTTTCCAGCTCAGGGCAGCAGCCCAGGTTTGCCTTTGCCCTTGGGTTCATTGTGTTCAGCCTCACAGGTGGTGTCGCAAAGAGCCCTGTGCAAGGTCCAGGAATTAGAGAGTGACGCAAATCCCCTGAACGTGCTGCTCCTCAGACATGGCTGTCCCTCAATGGCAGCTCACTGGTGGCTCAGTGGAACTTGTTGCCATTTTCTGTCGGGGCCTCAAGTGATTAGTAGGTGAGTGAAGCTGAGGTTCAGCTGAGGTTCAGCCCGGCCATGGTCTAGAAGaggttggaggggctgaatgggcctactCTTTACCATCCACTAAGAaaggcagaaacaggccatttggcccctctgcCCTGTGCTGGTTTTTCTGCTCCCATGGATccttctcccaccctctctcttcatctcaccccagcagtatatccttctattcctttctttgtcgtgtgtttatccagctttccccttaaatgcatttgTGCTATTCTCCTttggtagggtattggggagagttatagaatacagagatctaggggtacaggttcatagctccttgaaagtggagtcacaggtggacagagtggtgaaaaaggcattcggcatgcttggtttcatcggtcagaacattgaatacaggagttgggacgtcttgttgaagttgtacaggacattggtaaggccacacttggaatactgtgtgcaattctggtcaccctattatagaaaggatattattaaagtagaatgagtgcagaaaagatttaggaggatgctactgggacttgatggtttgagttataaggagacgctggataggctgggactttttttccccggagcgtaggagacttaggggtgatcttatggaggtctataaaataatgaggcgtatagatcagctagatagtcaatatattttcccaaaggtaggggagtctaaaactagagggctaggtttaaggtgagaggggagagatacaaaagagataCAATTCTTTTCACAGAGGGCGGGTGAGTGTATGCaacgagctaccagaggtagtagtagaggtgggtataattttgtcttttaaaaagtgtttagacagttacatgggtaagatgggtatagagggatatgggccaaatgcgggcaattgggactagcttagtggtaaaaactgggcggcatggacaagttgggccgaagggcctgtttccatgctgtaaacctctatgattcctcaaccacttcctgtggtagcaagttccacattctcacaactCACTGGGTAAATATGTTCACCCTGAATTCCCTATGGGATTTATTCCAATTCTCGTCCCGCACTCAGGTTTCCAAGCTAGTTATTCCCGCAACAGGTCGCCAGTGAGCTTATAGCTTGACGGGgatccactccacatcaagcgtggctgaccaggagtctctcccgctcttactgccagtCATTGGcatatttggaaggatttgcaggtgtacagtgggagtgaatgggaaggggtttgatccattgggattgtgtacagtgggagtgaacaagaagggatttgatccattggAATTGTGTACATTGAGAGCGAATGGGAAGGACGTtgttccattgggattgtgtatggtgggagtgaacgggaagggatttGATCATTGGGATtacgtacagtgggagtgaaaggGAAGGGATTGGATCCATTGGAATTATGTAcattgggagtgaatgggaaagggtttgatacattgggattgtgtatagtgggagtgaatgggaaggggtttgacccATTGGGATTGtctacagtgggagtgaataggaaggggtttggatccattgggattgtgtacagtgggagtgaacgggaagagatgtgggtccattgggattgtctacagtgggagtgaatgggaagggatttgatccattgggattgtgaacagtgggagtgaatgggaagaggtttgggtccattgggattgtctaCAGTctgagtgaatgggaagaggtttgggtccattgggatgaTCTACACtatgagtgaatgggaaggggtttgggtccattgggattgtctacagtgggagtgaatggaaagAGGTTTGGTCCTTTGGGATGGTCTACAGTGTGAGTGAATGGGAAAGAgtttgggagtgaatgggaaggggtttgggtccattgggatggtctgcaatgggagtgaatgggaaagggtttggACACAATGTACTGACAGTTCAGCTCGATGGACAGTCAAAGTGAACACGGAATGAGTGAGAGCATCTCCAGGCCAGGGAAACGATACAGACACGGTGATCAAAGTGCAGATTTTACTGGTTTGGAACTGTACTCGATAAGATTGTTCCATGTGCAGCTCTGAGACTCCCTCACACCAATGACAGTAAAGTACATtcatccccgcccccccgcccccttttaAAAGCTGAAATTGTATCTtgttatacagtaactatatcgcTACACTTTCCTGGGGCATTCCCGGCGCTATCACGTGTAATTTTATTACAAGGCCAACAGTTGGCTTCCCATGTCTGGTGTCATGGATTATTCCTGCATACCAACCTGACAGCTCCTGGAAATAATTCACGTCAACTTTTCCAAAGATACATTTACCCAGAGCTATTTCCGTTAGTTATGGAGGCTGTTGGcagttctcatagaatcatagaatccctacagtgcagaaggaggccctttgacccatcgagtctgcactgactctccaacagagcattccacccaggccctatccctgtaatcccacgtatctaTCCCACtattctacacatcttgggacactgaggggcaatttagcatggctaatccactttaggggcgacatggtagcacagtggttagcactgctgcctcacagctccaggggcctgggttcgattcccagcttgggtcactgtctgtgtggagtttgcacattctccccgtgtctgcgtgggtttcctccgggtgctccggtttcctcccacagtccaaagatgtacgggttaggtggattggccatgctaaattgcccctcagtgtctcaggatgcgtaggttggaaggattagcggggtaaatatatggggttacaaggatagggcctgggtgggattgtggtcggtgcagactcgatgggccgaatggcctctttctgcactgtaggggttgtatgattctaatttgcacatccttggacactaaggggcaatttagcatggccaatccacctaacctacacatctttggatactaggggcaatttagcatgggcaatacacctaacctgcacatccatggacacctaagggacaatttaccacagccaatccacctaacctacacagtggTCACTGGGGCATCTGAGGCAGtggtcgctgactggccagctctTTGACGATGATGGCACGCACACACtgcccaccacctcctccctcctGACCCAATCCACGGAACTGTCAGCTACGGCACCTCAGCATACCCATCCTCGGCATACCCGTCCTCGGCATACCCATCCTCGGCATACCCGTCCTCGGCATACCCATTGCTGGCACCTATTGCCCCTCCCTAGATACCCCAAGGCGGTGGTGCTGTGCTTTTCATGTCTCAGGTTCAGACAGTCAAGGCAACGTCAGTATTcagcacagagttcgacacaTTGATGCAAGCCAGGCCGGGTTAAATACCAGggttccttcccaaaaggatacAAGTGAACCATTTGGGTTTTTTTCCTGACAAACCAACAGCTTTCGTGGTCACGTTTACTGAgaccatttcattttttttaaaaactgaatcctAATTCTCAAACGgcgctggtagaatttaaacccAGATTGTTAACCTGGGTCTGTCTCTAACTAAAAGAATGAAAGACACTGCTTTTTGAATAACCCCCTTTCACAATCTCACGGTGCCCCAGAGCGGTTTACAAACATTGAAGgacctttgaagtgtagttaaTTTGCAAATAGCAAGCTCCCAGTCAGCAAGCGCTTGTGGGGCATTGGCTGAGGAATAAACGATGGCCAGGATACCAGGAGAGTGCCTGCTTGGAAATAGTGTCTTGGGGTCTTTGCCCCCCTCAGGAGGACACAGGACAGGGACCTCTGTTTAATGTCCCATCTGAAAGATAGTgccaccaacagtgcagcactccctcaggactgtacCAGAACTGTCAGCCTTCATTTCATGTTCTGGAGTCAAGCATCAAGGCTCCTGACAGGGCGAAGGGAGATGCTGACTCCTGAGCCAAGTCCAGTATTCCTTGATTCtatggaaataatagcaaatgttCACATGAATATGAACTCCTTGTTTTCTGTGCTCTTCGATTTTACCATGTCATTCAGCCGACTGGACTGCTTTGCGGGTATGGAATGGATGGATTGTCaattccatttcatagaatcatcgaatggttacagcatgagaggccatttggccagtcATGTCCCTGTCTGCTCACCACAGGAGCAATAAGTTAGACTCACACCCCAATGTTCCCCCAGTATCCCTGCAAAGACATTCCCTTCAGTATACTTACTCTCGAAAGCCTCGATTGAACCAGCCTCCGCCACACTCTCAGGTagtccgttccagatcctaaccactcaccgcGTGAAAACAGTTTTCCTTACGTGGGTTTGAATTCTTTGGCCAATCTATGTCCACTGATTCTCAATCCTtcaaccaatgggaacagtttctccctctctactctgtccagatccctcatgattttgaacacttctgtcGAATCTCTCAGCTTTCTCAtccccagggaaaaaagtcccaacttctccaatctatccacggaACTTATGTCCAGCATCCCTGGAACAATTCTCATgaattagagacaggatgtatgtgcatttagaacgaaacaatctcattagtgacagacagcatggttttgtaagagggaggtcgtgccttacaaatttggtggagttttttgaggaagtgacaaaaacagtcgatgaaggaagggccgtggatgtcgtctatatggatttcagtaaggcatttgacaaagtcccacatggcaggttggttaagaaggttaaggctcatgggatacaaggagaagtggctagatgggtggagaactggcttggccataggagacagagggtagtggtcgaagggtctttttccggctggaggtctgtgaccagtggtgttccgcagggctctgtactgggacctctgctatttgtgatatatataaatgatttggaagaaggtgtaactggtgttatcagcaagtttgcggatgacacgaagatggctggaattgcggatagtgaagagcattgtcaggcaatacagcaggatatagataggctggaaaattggacggagaggtggcagatggagtttaatccggataaatgcgaagtgatgcattttggaagaaacaatgtagggaggagtcatacaataaatggcagagtcatcaggagtatagaaacacagagggacctcggtgtgcaagtccacaaatccttgaaggtggcaacacaggtggagaaggtggtgaagaaggcatatggtatgcttgcctttataggacggggtatagagtataaaagctggagtctgatgatgcagctgtatagaacgctggttaggccacatttggagtactgtgtccagttctggtcgccgcactaccagaaggacgtggaggcattggagagagtgcagagaaggtttaccaggatgttgcctggtatggagggtcttagctatgaggagagattgggtagactggggttgttctccttggaaagacggagaatgaggggagatctaatagaggtatacaagattatgaagggtatagatagggtgaacagtgggaagctttttcccaggtcggaggtgacgatcacgaggggtcacgggctcaagctgagaggggcgaagtataactcagacatcagagggacgttttttacacagagggtggtgggggcctggaatgcgctgccaagtagggtggtgcaggcaggcacgctgacatcgtttaagacttacctggatagtcacatgagcagcctgggaatggagggatacaaacgattggtctagttggaccaaggagcggcacaggcttggagggccgaagggcctgtttcctgtgctgtactgttctttgttctttgttctttgaattcttTCTCCtaataccttcacatccttcctaaagtgtggggctcagaattggacacaattctccagttgaggccaaactaaTATTTGATAAAAGTTTGCCATAACCTCTATGCTTCTATTCccagtgatgtggagataccagcgttggactggggtaagcacagtaagaagtctcacaataccaggttaaagtccaacaggtttatttggaatcatgagcttttggagcgctgctccttcctcaggtgagtctttaacctggtgttgtgagacttcttattgttctaTTTCCAATGTGCTGGATTCCATGTGCCTTATTAACCACTTCATGTACCTCCCCATCTCCTTCATgtaccccccccccttaccccccccccccccccccccccccccccccccccgcccccatatcctccagtctgaaaagatTACCACTCACCACTCTGTTTCCTtacacttatgatgtggagatgccggcgttggactggggtaaacacagtaagaagtttaacaacaccaggtgactcacctgaagaaggggcttggagctccgaaagcttgtgtggcttttgctaccaaataaacctgttggactttaacctggtgttgttaaacttcttactgtcctttcacTTAGCCAGCTTGGCATCAATGCCACATTCCATTTGCTTCAACATTGCTGACAAGCCTGTTTTGTGTCGCTTTATGAAATGTCTTCTGGAAGCCCATGGATATCAAATCAATCGCAGAGCCTCCTCAAACTGCCCTCGTGTCAGTAAGAAAAATCCAATCAAACACGGTCTGCACATAACTAACCACGTGTCTATTTTTGATATTTGAATCAATTCATAATCAGTTAAATAAACAAAAGTAAGATCATGTCTGCATGTGGTCTAAATATACATGAAGTGGACATTGATTTCTTTTTGAAGGATTTAAAAATATACGAGAAAGTTAAGAATAATTGTTATtcctttcttgctctctctccaccccccatccccctttctctttctttccttctctctttctctcattctctttctctctaacactcactctctttttctctctttcttgctctttctctccctctctctctttctccctctctctctttctccctctctctctttctccctctctctctttctccctctctctctttctccctctctctctgtctccctctctctctttctccctctctctctttctccctctctctctttctccctctctctctttctccctctctctctttctccctctctctctttctccctctctctctgtctccctctctctctgtcttcctctctctctttctccctctctctctttctccctctctctctttctccctctctttctccctctctctctttctccctctctttctccctctctctctttctccctctctctctttctccctctctttctccctctctctctttctccctctctctctttctccctctctctctttctttctccctctctttctccctccctctctttctccctccctctctttctccctcttactctttctccctctttctctttctccctctctctctttctccctctctctcttcctccctctctcttcctccctctctctttctccctctctctctttctccctctctctctttctccctctctctctttctccctctctctctttctccctctctctctttctccttctctctctttctctgtctccctctctctgtctccctctctctgtctctgtctctctccctccctctctttctccctctccctctcgctctctccctccctccctccctctctttctctcctcagtTTTTCTTTCAGTTCCATCACAGCCACAGGGAAAATGAAGCCACTTGTTCTCTCGTCACTGGGCGTGCTTCAGCTCCTGATTGCCATGTGCCAATCACAGCATCACTCTGAACTCCTGGTCAGCACGAAGCTGGGGAAGGTGATGGGAACGCGAGTGCCGGTGCTGTCCAGCTACCTCAGCGCTTTCTTTGGGATCCCCTTCGCCGAGCCTCCAGTTGGGAACTTGCGATTCAAGAAACCTGAGGCCAAGAGGCCGTGGTCGGGGATCTGGAATGCTTCCTCCTATCCCAAGAACTGTCAGCAATACGTGGACACCCAGTTCCCTGGATTCCCGGGCACTGAGATGTGGAACCCAAATAAGGAGATGAGTGAAGACTGTCTGTACCTCAATGTGTGGGTCCCCTCTCCCAGGCCAAGGAATGCGACAGTCATGGTGTGGATCTACGGAGGTGGTTTTTACAGTGGAGCTTCAACGTTGGATGTCTACAATGGGAAGTATCTGGCGCACActgagcaggtggtggtggtctCCATGAACTATAGAGTTGGTGCATTTGGTTTCCTCGCCCTACACGGAAGCCAAGAGGCACCAGGAAATGTCGGTCTTCTGGACCAAAGGGTGGCACTGCAGTGGGTGCAGGACAATATCCACTACTTTGGTGGGAATCCAAAGACGGTGACTATTTTTGGGGAGAGTGCCGGGGGAGCTTCTGTCGGCATGCACCTCCTCTCCCCGGGGAGCAGAGACCTCTTCAACAGGGCCATCCTCCAAAGTGGCTCACCAAACTGCCCCTGGGCGACCGTCTCTGTCACTGAAGGTCGTAGGAGGGCGGTCGAGTTGGGAAGACTCCTCGACTGTAACGTCAACAGCGACAAAGAATTGATTGACTGTCTTCGGACGAAAGAGCCTCAAGAGATCATTGACAAGGAGTGGTCTGTCCTTCCCTACAACAGCGTCTTCAGGTTTCCATTAGTCCCGATCATCGATGGGGACTTCTTCCCGGATTCACTGGACTCCATGCTCAGCTCTGGCAGCTTCAAGAAAACTCAGGTCCTGCTGGGAGTCAACAAGGACGAAGGGTCTTACTTCCTCCTGTACGGAGCCCCGGGCTTCAGCAAGGACTCAGAAAGCATCATCACTCGCGAAGACTTTATGGCCGGAGTCAAGATGAGCGTCCCCCACGCCAGCGCCCTGGGGCTGGAGGCCGTCGCGCTCCAGTACACCGATTGGCTGGATGAGCACAATGGCATCAAGAATAGAGATGCGATGGATGACATTGTAGGAGACCACAACGTCATCTGCCCCTTAAT contains:
- the LOC144488358 gene encoding acetylcholinesterase-like isoform X1 is translated as MAAHWWLSGTCCHFLSGPQVISSFSFSSITATGKMKPLVLSSLGVLQLLIAMCQSQHHSELLVSTKLGKVMGTRVPVLSSYLSAFFGIPFAEPPVGNLRFKKPEAKRPWSGIWNASSYPKNCQQYVDTQFPGFPGTEMWNPNKEMSEDCLYLNVWVPSPRPRNATVMVWIYGGGFYSGASTLDVYNGKYLAHTEQVVVVSMNYRVGAFGFLALHGSQEAPGNVGLLDQRVALQWVQDNIHYFGGNPKTVTIFGESAGGASVGMHLLSPGSRDLFNRAILQSGSPNCPWATVSVTEGRRRAVELGRLLDCNVNSDKELIDCLRTKEPQEIIDKEWSVLPYNSVFRFPLVPIIDGDFFPDSLDSMLSSGSFKKTQVLLGVNKDEGSYFLLYGAPGFSKDSESIITREDFMAGVKMSVPHASALGLEAVALQYTDWLDEHNGIKNRDAMDDIVGDHNVICPLMHFAYKYSEFGSGIYMYFFNHRASNLAWPEWMGVIHGYEIEFVFGLPLEQQLNYTEEEEMLSRRIMRYWSTFARTGNPNEPHTQKRKWPPFTNSDQKFIDLNVEPIKVNKGLRVQMCAFWNQFLPKLLNATETIDEAERQWKMEFHRWSSYMMHWKNQFDHYSRQERCADL
- the LOC144488358 gene encoding acetylcholinesterase-like isoform X2; its protein translation is MAAHWWLSGTCCHFLSGPQVISSFSFSSITATGKMKPLVLSSLGVLQLLIAMCQSQHHSELLVSTKLGKVMGTRVPVLSSYLSAFFGIPFAEPPVGNLRFKKPEAKRPWSGIWNASSYPKNCQQYVDTQFPGFPGTEMWNPNKEMSEDCLYLNVWVPSPRPRNATVMVWIYGGGFYSGASTLDVYNGKYLAHTEQVVVVSMNYRVGAFGFLALHGSQEAPGNVGLLDQRVALQWVQDNIHYFGGNPKTVTIFGESAGGASVGMHLLSPGSRDLFNRAILQSGSPNCPWATVSVTEGRRRAVELGRLLDCNVNSDKELIDCLRTKEPQEIIDKEWSVLPYNSVFRFPLVPIIDGDFFPDSLDSMLSSGSFKKTQVLLGVNKDEGSYFLLYGAPGFSKDSESIITREDFMAGVKMSVPHASALGLEAVALQYTDWLDEHNGIKNRDAMDDIVGDHNVICPLMHFAYKYSEFGSGIYMYFFNHRASNLAWPEWMGVIHGYEIEFVFGLPLEQQLNYTEEEEMLSRRIMRYWSTFARTGNPNEPHTQKRKWPPFTNSDQKFIDLNVEPIKVNKGLRVQMCAFWNQFLPKLLNATACDGELSNDGTPSIKGKGFSLVLFTLLYFICH
- the LOC144488358 gene encoding acetylcholinesterase-like isoform X3 yields the protein MKPLVLSSLGVLQLLIAMCQSQHHSELLVSTKLGKVMGTRVPVLSSYLSAFFGIPFAEPPVGNLRFKKPEAKRPWSGIWNASSYPKNCQQYVDTQFPGFPGTEMWNPNKEMSEDCLYLNVWVPSPRPRNATVMVWIYGGGFYSGASTLDVYNGKYLAHTEQVVVVSMNYRVGAFGFLALHGSQEAPGNVGLLDQRVALQWVQDNIHYFGGNPKTVTIFGESAGGASVGMHLLSPGSRDLFNRAILQSGSPNCPWATVSVTEGRRRAVELGRLLDCNVNSDKELIDCLRTKEPQEIIDKEWSVLPYNSVFRFPLVPIIDGDFFPDSLDSMLSSGSFKKTQVLLGVNKDEGSYFLLYGAPGFSKDSESIITREDFMAGVKMSVPHASALGLEAVALQYTDWLDEHNGIKNRDAMDDIVGDHNVICPLMHFAYKYSEFGSGIYMYFFNHRASNLAWPEWMGVIHGYEIEFVFGLPLEQQLNYTEEEEMLSRRIMRYWSTFARTGNPNEPHTQKRKWPPFTNSDQKFIDLNVEPIKVNKGLRVQMCAFWNQFLPKLLNATETIDEAERQWKMEFHRWSSYMMHWKNQFDHYSRQERCADL